Proteins co-encoded in one Nitrospirota bacterium genomic window:
- a CDS encoding type II toxin-antitoxin system PemK/MazF family toxin: protein MAELVKGDVVVVPFPFSDLSQAKRRPALVVSKLEGDDVILCQITSQSIKDNYAIPLDDKDFEAGSLKQPSNIRPNRIFTADSHIVLYKVGNLTKEKLNAIIEKVVEIIRG, encoded by the coding sequence GTGGCAGAGCTTGTAAAAGGCGATGTAGTTGTTGTGCCCTTTCCTTTTTCTGACCTCTCTCAAGCAAAAAGGCGCCCTGCCTTAGTCGTTTCAAAATTAGAAGGCGATGATGTGATTCTCTGTCAGATAACCAGCCAATCCATCAAAGATAATTATGCAATACCGCTTGATGATAAGGATTTTGAGGCAGGCAGTTTAAAACAGCCAAGCAATATAAGGCCTAATCGCATCTTTACGGCAGACAGCCATATTGTCCTATACAAAGTCGGCAATCTTACAAAAGAAAAACTCAATGCGATTATTGAAAAGGTGGTTGAAATAATCCGGGGATAA
- a CDS encoding RnfABCDGE type electron transport complex subunit A, producing MEFGKLFELFISAALINNFVFTRYLGLCIFFGVTKKMDTSIGMSITFTSVMVISAALNWIIYKFIMIPLGLGFLEIVIFIGVVAGFVQAADTIMKKVSPGLYYKLGIYLALITTNCIILAVPLLNVSEGYSFIESMFFGFGSGVGFSLAMIIMASIREKLELADVPKAFQGLPISFIITGLIALAFMGFSGLITL from the coding sequence ATGGAATTCGGAAAACTCTTTGAACTATTTATATCAGCCGCCCTTATAAACAACTTTGTTTTTACGAGATACCTCGGCCTCTGCATCTTCTTCGGCGTTACAAAGAAGATGGATACATCGATCGGCATGAGCATTACATTTACATCCGTCATGGTCATAAGCGCTGCGCTCAACTGGATTATTTATAAGTTTATCATGATTCCATTGGGACTCGGATTCCTTGAGATAGTTATATTCATAGGCGTTGTTGCGGGATTTGTTCAGGCAGCAGACACCATAATGAAGAAAGTGTCGCCGGGACTGTATTACAAGCTCGGCATCTACCTTGCTTTGATAACGACAAACTGCATAATTCTTGCCGTGCCTTTGCTTAATGTCAGCGAAGGTTACAGTTTTATAGAGAGCATGTTTTTTGGCTTTGGCTCAGGCGTTGGGTTCAGCCTCGCAATGATAATAATGGCAAGCATAAGGGAAAAACTGGAGCTTGCAGATGTGCCAAAGGCATTTCAGGGACTGCCGATATCATTCATAATAACAGGCTTGATTGCGCTGGCTTTCATGGGCTTCTCTGGCCTGATTACGCTATAG
- a CDS encoding nucleotidyltransferase domain-containing protein yields the protein MKREQIIEIIKEVLSEHGIKKAYLFGSFARKGRYNDIDIAIEPPKGKFSLLDLVGVEQELEDETGKDIDVVILRAIKPRLKHYIEKDLTAIL from the coding sequence ATGAAACGCGAACAGATTATCGAGATAATAAAGGAAGTATTAAGCGAGCATGGGATAAAGAAGGCTTACTTATTCGGCAGTTTTGCAAGAAAAGGTCGATATAACGATATAGACATCGCTATCGAGCCCCCGAAAGGTAAATTCTCGCTGCTTGATCTTGTAGGCGTGGAGCAGGAACTGGAAGATGAAACAGGTAAAGATATAGATGTTGTGATACTGCGTGCAATTAAACCCCGGCTTAAACATTATATTGAGAAAGATCTGACCGCTATACTGTGA
- a CDS encoding Fe-S cluster domain-containing protein produces MFNDSKIKKITIIALSFYCSIALLLFCSIAFAGVGGEIDVSGPINIKELLIFTFLFLGGLGIVFGVGLAFAAAKFAVKTDPKVEQVRDVLPGANCGACGFAGCQGYAEAVVINPDVAPNLCAPGKGSVASAVARITGKAASALEPNFARIMCQGSWPKSVKRFRYEGVQDCRAAILAGGGDKACRYGCLGYGTCARVCPFGAITMNDDHLPVVDIVKCTGCRKCEAACPTKVIEVLPASRQVLVACHSKDKGGDTRKNCQVGCIACGICVKVCPFDAPSVENNLSRIDLNKCKVCGLCVPKCPTKAIRDYIPHRSKAFIMDNCIGCHTCAKVCPVNAPSGEQKKKHSIDKDKCIGCGICTARCPVQAIDGTFNASEVFAAAAEKKKKKAEAA; encoded by the coding sequence ATGTTTAATGATTCCAAAATAAAAAAGATAACTATTATTGCTCTTTCATTCTACTGCTCTATTGCGCTTCTGCTCTTCTGCTCTATTGCTTTTGCCGGAGTCGGCGGTGAGATAGATGTCTCAGGCCCGATAAACATTAAGGAGCTTCTGATTTTTACATTCCTTTTCCTCGGCGGCCTTGGAATCGTATTCGGAGTGGGGCTTGCATTTGCGGCGGCAAAATTCGCCGTAAAAACTGACCCCAAGGTTGAACAGGTGAGGGATGTTCTTCCGGGCGCAAACTGCGGGGCCTGCGGATTTGCAGGGTGTCAGGGATATGCAGAGGCTGTTGTAATAAATCCTGATGTGGCGCCAAATCTCTGCGCTCCGGGCAAAGGCAGCGTTGCCTCAGCAGTTGCAAGGATAACAGGCAAGGCTGCATCTGCGTTAGAGCCTAACTTTGCAAGGATAATGTGTCAGGGCAGCTGGCCTAAGTCAGTCAAGAGATTCAGATACGAAGGCGTTCAGGATTGCAGGGCTGCGATACTTGCAGGAGGCGGTGACAAGGCATGCAGATACGGATGCCTCGGATACGGAACATGCGCAAGGGTATGCCCGTTCGGCGCAATAACAATGAACGATGACCATCTTCCTGTTGTTGATATAGTGAAATGCACAGGCTGCAGGAAATGCGAAGCAGCATGTCCGACAAAGGTCATAGAAGTCCTTCCTGCATCAAGGCAGGTCTTGGTTGCCTGCCATTCAAAAGACAAAGGCGGCGACACAAGAAAGAACTGTCAGGTCGGATGCATTGCATGCGGCATCTGCGTTAAGGTCTGCCCGTTTGATGCGCCTTCTGTTGAGAACAACCTTTCAAGGATTGACCTGAACAAGTGTAAGGTATGCGGCTTATGCGTTCCAAAATGCCCGACAAAGGCAATCAGAGATTACATCCCTCACAGGTCCAAGGCATTCATAATGGACAACTGCATCGGGTGCCACACATGTGCAAAGGTCTGCCCTGTTAATGCGCCTTCAGGCGAGCAGAAGAAAAAGCATTCAATTGATAAAGATAAATGTATCGGCTGCGGAATCTGCACGGCAAGGTGTCCTGTTCAGGCAATAGACGGGACATTCAATGCATCAGAAGTCTTTGCAGCAGCGGCAGAAAAGAAAAAGAAAAAGGCTGAAGCAGCGTAA
- a CDS encoding FMN-binding protein — MKEMLKITASLVIIFVAAGLVMAFVFAKTAPIVKIKKEQEETAARKKMMPDADNIIETGKWEPYGKKGKYFEGKKGDETIGYLISTYGKGYSSYINILVSVGKDMKVKGIGILGHGETPGLGDEIEQDYFKKRFEGKSLEQLEVVKVEGTDKIQAISGATISSRAVTKGVKEAVKLLTEKYSAPKSAAGEVKK, encoded by the coding sequence ATGAAGGAGATGCTTAAGATAACAGCCAGTCTGGTAATTATCTTTGTAGCTGCCGGGCTTGTAATGGCATTTGTCTTTGCCAAGACAGCGCCTATTGTGAAGATTAAGAAAGAGCAAGAAGAAACAGCAGCCAGGAAAAAGATGATGCCTGATGCGGATAATATAATTGAAACCGGGAAATGGGAGCCGTACGGGAAAAAAGGAAAATATTTTGAAGGTAAAAAGGGAGATGAGACAATAGGATACCTCATCTCCACATACGGCAAGGGATATTCAAGCTATATAAATATACTCGTGTCAGTCGGAAAAGATATGAAGGTCAAGGGAATCGGCATACTCGGACACGGAGAGACGCCGGGACTCGGCGATGAGATAGAGCAGGACTACTTCAAGAAACGCTTCGAGGGCAAATCTCTGGAACAGCTTGAAGTGGTTAAGGTGGAAGGCACAGACAAGATTCAGGCAATCTCAGGCGCAACAATTTCAAGCCGCGCAGTTACAAAAGGCGTTAAGGAAGCAGTAAAACTCCTGACTGAAAAATATTCGGCGCCCAAATCAGCAGCCGGTGAGGTGAAAAAATGA
- the rsxE gene encoding electron transport complex subunit RsxE, whose amino-acid sequence MSNSENKISYISLIKNGIFSENPIFRVALSLCPAVAVTSGVKNGFMMGLAVLFVQIMVNVTVSIVRKFIHPKVRIPSYMFIIATWVTVTDLSMAAFVRDIYAQMGLYIKLIVAFAIILSRAELFASKQKVTPSFFDGLGNGIGFLFALVIIGFFRELLGKGSLWGYSIVNTKPLLIMILPTGGFFAVGILMGLFNWIDTKFFGGGGASGGGH is encoded by the coding sequence ATGAGCAACTCTGAAAACAAAATAAGCTATATCAGTTTAATCAAGAACGGAATCTTCTCCGAAAACCCGATATTCAGGGTTGCCCTGAGCCTCTGCCCTGCGGTTGCCGTCACAAGCGGAGTGAAAAACGGTTTTATGATGGGCCTTGCAGTGCTTTTCGTTCAGATAATGGTCAATGTCACTGTTTCCATAGTCAGGAAATTCATACATCCCAAGGTAAGAATCCCGTCCTACATGTTCATAATCGCCACCTGGGTTACCGTGACAGACCTCTCAATGGCTGCATTTGTTCGGGACATATATGCGCAGATGGGGCTTTACATAAAACTCATTGTAGCCTTTGCAATAATACTTTCCAGGGCAGAACTCTTTGCAAGCAAACAAAAGGTTACGCCTTCATTCTTTGACGGCCTTGGGAACGGAATAGGATTCCTCTTTGCGCTTGTCATCATCGGCTTTTTCAGAGAGCTCCTCGGCAAAGGTTCGCTCTGGGGTTACTCGATAGTTAACACAAAACCGTTGTTGATTATGATCCTGCCGACAGGCGGGTTTTTTGCAGTTGGAATTCTCATGGGGCTCTTTAACTGGATAGACACAAAATTCTTCGGAGGCGGCGGCGCTTCCGGGGGCGGACATTAG
- a CDS encoding HEAT repeat domain-containing protein: protein MVKRKFSGILILGLVFALAGGIDTQAQQGGKSLNVLIGELKGSKDKEEKSEYLELLRETTPKTAKEIQLLMDLLDDEDVENKCVAMEVLGKIREKKAVPKIIKNLKHKDDKVKAIAAMMLGEIGDERAIEPLLENPDLMILEFGQSPLAKIGAPALPKLIKLAKEKSLLGLLPKQPEKDRRSKNAAYAIGKMRDRNAIPTLMTLLHEEDNDLRLAAVQALAAMDVKEAYPDFERMLKDKDNVVRIATLYALVKANKEKYLPTAMELLDKEDKGVLWSVVELIGNLKEKGAIPKLEKLLEHKDGSMRHQAARALWKITGKVYKYKKDSTIESEDFSFKQNIKNIIKRDKVTLEFFEKDRQKLGEEQYNRLKKQHSKEHLKGKIDRELKRAQERGYLLEYSLDELIKEIESSGDKYDYK, encoded by the coding sequence ATGGTTAAAAGAAAATTTTCAGGCATTTTGATTTTGGGTTTGGTTTTTGCACTTGCAGGCGGGATTGACACTCAGGCACAGCAGGGTGGGAAATCCCTCAACGTGTTGATAGGAGAGCTTAAAGGGTCGAAGGATAAAGAGGAAAAGTCAGAATACTTAGAACTGCTTAGAGAAACTACGCCAAAAACAGCAAAAGAAATACAGTTGCTAATGGATTTGCTTGATGACGAAGATGTGGAGAATAAATGTGTTGCTATGGAAGTTCTGGGGAAAATAAGAGAAAAAAAGGCGGTCCCTAAAATAATTAAAAACTTAAAGCATAAAGACGACAAAGTGAAGGCGATAGCAGCCATGATGTTAGGAGAAATTGGTGACGAAAGAGCTATTGAACCTTTATTAGAAAATCCTGATCTCATGATATTGGAGTTTGGACAAAGCCCCTTGGCAAAGATAGGCGCACCTGCCTTGCCTAAACTTATTAAATTGGCGAAGGAAAAAAGTTTGTTAGGACTTCTCCCGAAACAGCCGGAAAAAGACAGAAGAAGTAAAAATGCAGCTTATGCTATAGGGAAAATGAGAGATAGGAATGCAATACCCACACTGATGACACTGCTGCATGAAGAAGATAATGATTTAAGGTTAGCGGCCGTTCAAGCGCTTGCTGCAATGGATGTTAAGGAAGCATATCCGGATTTTGAAAGGATGCTGAAAGATAAAGACAATGTCGTACGTATCGCTACGCTTTATGCATTAGTAAAAGCCAATAAAGAAAAGTACCTTCCGACTGCAATGGAACTTTTAGATAAAGAGGACAAAGGTGTTTTATGGAGCGTTGTAGAGCTAATAGGAAACCTAAAAGAAAAAGGCGCAATTCCGAAGCTGGAAAAATTACTTGAACATAAAGATGGATCTATGCGCCATCAGGCGGCACGGGCCTTATGGAAAATAACAGGCAAGGTTTATAAATATAAGAAGGACAGTACGATTGAATCAGAAGATTTTTCATTTAAACAGAATATTAAAAATATAATAAAAAGGGATAAAGTTACATTAGAGTTTTTTGAAAAAGACAGACAAAAGCTAGGAGAAGAACAATATAATCGGTTAAAAAAACAACACAGTAAAGAACATCTTAAAGGAAAAATAGATAGGGAACTTAAAAGAGCACAAGAAAGAGGCTATTTATTAGAATATTCATTGGATGAGTTAATAAAAGAGATTGAATCGTCAGGGGATAAGTATGACTACAAATAA
- a CDS encoding type II toxin-antitoxin system MqsA family antitoxin, whose amino-acid sequence MTFKNFPDKCPLCGGAKKEGKTTFTVDLGFGVVVVRDVPATVCSQCGADWIEDAISARLEGIVNEARKRHHLVEVTTMTA is encoded by the coding sequence ATGACATTCAAGAACTTCCCCGATAAATGCCCGCTTTGCGGAGGCGCAAAAAAGGAAGGGAAAACTACGTTTACTGTTGACTTAGGCTTTGGCGTGGTCGTTGTAAGAGATGTGCCTGCAACAGTATGCTCGCAGTGCGGCGCAGACTGGATCGAAGATGCCATTTCTGCAAGGTTAGAAGGAATTGTGAACGAGGCGCGTAAGAGACATCATCTGGTTGAAGTTACAACGATGACTGCATAG
- a CDS encoding DUF4258 domain-containing protein, whose amino-acid sequence MNRDVLRSAIENGYIEWQRHSLERMFERGISREDVKEILRKGEIIEDYPDDKPYPSALFLGWINEEPLHVVAAIDLLTGWGFVITAYKPDLEHFESDYKTRRQK is encoded by the coding sequence ATGAACAGGGATGTATTGCGAAGCGCAATTGAGAATGGTTATATTGAGTGGCAGAGACACTCTCTTGAGCGAATGTTTGAAAGAGGCATTTCAAGAGAAGACGTTAAGGAGATTCTAAGAAAGGGAGAAATCATTGAGGACTATCCTGATGATAAGCCGTATCCAAGCGCATTGTTTTTAGGATGGATAAACGAAGAACCTCTCCATGTTGTTGCAGCAATTGACTTATTGACAGGATGGGGTTTTGTTATTACAGCATATAAGCCTGATTTAGAGCATTTTGAATCAGATTATAAGACAAGGAGGCAAAAATGA
- a CDS encoding RnfABCDGE type electron transport complex subunit D codes for MEPVKKEHELIVTVSPHVRDEETTSRIMWTVNLSLLPAFFMGFYFFGLKALFITALCIISSVLSEYFFQKAVKKKLTVNDGSAFLTGLLLGMNLPSSLWSFNPFTIHVPIIGSVIAVVITKQFFGGLGYNIFNPALIGRAFLLISFPKAMTIWTEPTAAFLALDAKTTATPLGILKEDGLAKLIEAFGDKLNLYAELFNGHRAGSIGETSVLALLIGAGFLLYKRYITWHIPFSFLGTVAVLAWIFGGKSPETGKMLLFAGDPLIHLLSGGLMLGAFFMATDYVTCPSVRKGQIVFGIGCGALTMLIRIKGGYPEGVMFAILLMNCFAPLIDRAMKSDVFGAVKEKKK; via the coding sequence ATGGAACCTGTAAAGAAAGAACATGAACTGATAGTAACTGTAAGCCCTCATGTCAGGGATGAAGAGACTACAAGCCGCATCATGTGGACCGTGAACCTGTCTCTGCTTCCTGCATTCTTCATGGGTTTTTATTTCTTCGGCTTAAAGGCGCTCTTTATTACTGCCTTATGCATAATATCATCAGTCCTTTCAGAGTATTTCTTCCAGAAAGCCGTCAAAAAGAAACTGACTGTCAATGACGGAAGCGCATTTCTCACAGGGTTACTGCTCGGCATGAACCTTCCTTCGTCGCTGTGGTCGTTTAATCCGTTCACAATCCATGTCCCGATAATCGGTTCAGTTATTGCAGTGGTCATAACAAAACAATTTTTCGGAGGACTCGGATACAATATCTTTAACCCTGCGCTCATTGGCAGGGCTTTTCTTTTAATCTCATTCCCGAAGGCAATGACTATCTGGACAGAGCCCACAGCGGCATTTCTGGCTCTTGACGCAAAGACAACCGCAACTCCCCTCGGAATATTAAAGGAAGACGGGCTTGCAAAATTAATCGAGGCCTTCGGCGATAAGCTTAATCTTTACGCAGAACTTTTTAACGGGCACAGGGCAGGCTCCATCGGCGAGACATCAGTGCTGGCATTATTAATCGGCGCGGGATTCCTGCTTTACAAGAGATACATCACATGGCACATTCCTTTTTCATTCTTGGGGACAGTTGCCGTGCTTGCATGGATATTCGGAGGCAAAAGCCCTGAGACAGGAAAGATGCTCCTCTTCGCAGGCGACCCTTTGATACACCTTTTGAGCGGCGGCCTTATGCTCGGCGCATTCTTCATGGCAACCGACTATGTGACATGCCCCTCTGTAAGAAAGGGGCAGATAGTATTCGGAATAGGCTGCGGTGCGCTCACAATGCTCATAAGGATAAAAGGCGGCTATCCTGAAGGCGTTATGTTTGCAATCCTTCTTATGAACTGTTTTGCTCCTTTGATTGACAGGGCCATGAAATCCGATGTCTTCGGTGCGGTGAAGGAGAAAAAGAAATGA
- a CDS encoding DUF2281 domain-containing protein, with protein sequence MSKKELLLSEIEQVPEPLLDEVLDFVYFLKAKIIKERLDTAIASESSLKKDWLLPEEDKAWQSL encoded by the coding sequence ATGAGCAAGAAGGAATTGCTTTTAAGCGAGATAGAACAGGTTCCAGAACCCTTGCTGGACGAGGTGCTGGATTTCGTTTATTTTTTGAAGGCAAAAATAATCAAGGAAAGGCTTGATACCGCTATTGCAAGCGAGTCGTCACTCAAAAAAGATTGGCTGCTGCCGGAGGAAGACAAGGCGTGGCAGAGCTTGTAA
- the trpD gene encoding anthranilate phosphoribosyltransferase, whose translation MIKEAINIIVSSIDLSEAEMAECMREIMEGKATDAQIGAFLTALRIKGETVDEITGAARIMREKATTIKAPEGVLDTCGTGGDMAHTFNISTTTAIVVSACGVPVAKHGNRSVSSQSGSADVLEALGVKIDLPPEKVEKCLFETGFGFLFAPLFHPAMKYAIGPRRELGLRTIFNILGPLTNPAGAKRQILGVFAGKLTEPLANVLGNLGAYDAMVVHGEDGLDEITLTDGTRVSRYANNTVENFFISPEDFGIKRGKLEDLVGADKDANARITLSILNGEKGPKRDVVLMNSSAALVVAGKAKDFRSGAEMAAEALDSGKAMKKLEEIKKVTNSL comes from the coding sequence ATGATAAAAGAGGCGATTAATATTATTGTAAGCAGCATAGACCTCTCCGAGGCTGAGATGGCGGAGTGCATGAGAGAGATTATGGAGGGGAAGGCAACAGATGCCCAGATAGGCGCCTTCCTTACTGCCCTGCGCATTAAGGGCGAGACAGTTGATGAGATAACAGGCGCAGCTCGGATTATGCGCGAAAAGGCAACGACTATTAAAGCCCCTGAAGGCGTGCTTGACACATGCGGCACAGGCGGAGATATGGCGCATACATTTAATATCTCAACAACAACTGCAATAGTCGTCTCTGCGTGCGGAGTGCCTGTTGCAAAGCATGGGAACCGTTCTGTCTCAAGCCAGTCCGGAAGCGCGGATGTGCTCGAAGCGCTCGGCGTTAAGATAGACCTTCCACCGGAAAAGGTTGAAAAATGCCTATTTGAAACAGGATTCGGGTTTCTGTTTGCGCCGCTGTTTCATCCTGCAATGAAATATGCGATAGGCCCGAGAAGAGAGCTGGGGCTAAGGACAATATTTAATATACTCGGCCCGCTGACAAATCCTGCCGGCGCAAAGAGGCAGATACTCGGCGTGTTTGCGGGCAAACTTACAGAGCCGCTTGCCAATGTTTTAGGCAATCTCGGCGCTTATGATGCAATGGTTGTGCATGGAGAAGACGGGCTTGATGAAATAACACTGACTGACGGGACGCGGGTTTCAAGATATGCAAATAATACGGTTGAAAACTTCTTTATCTCGCCGGAGGATTTTGGCATCAAAAGAGGCAAACTCGAAGACCTTGTCGGAGCTGACAAGGATGCTAATGCACGCATAACACTCTCTATCCTCAACGGAGAAAAGGGCCCCAAACGCGATGTGGTTCTCATGAATTCCTCTGCCGCTCTTGTTGTTGCAGGGAAAGCAAAAGATTTCAGAAGCGGAGCGGAAATGGCGGCAGAGGCGCTTGATTCGGGAAAGGCTATGAAGAAACTGGAAGAAATTAAAAAGGTTACGAATTCGCTTTAA
- the rsxC gene encoding electron transport complex subunit RsxC, which produces MALATFKGGIHPPDKKDIAKDSAIKEAKSPQRVVIPLSQHLGAPCKPIVSIGQEVKKGEVIGEPGGFVSAPVHSSVSGKVIAIAEFPNTMGRMVNSIVIENDCKEEWTSLKDNPDYIKLSADELKEKVKAAGIVGMGGAAFPTLVKLSPPKEKPIDTIIINGAECEPYLTADYRLMLEKSSDIVEGLKILMRILGVNKGFIGIENNKPDAIDKMKDAAKNEPNIEVCGLEVKYPQGAEKMLISALTGREVPPRGLPMDVRVVVQNVGTALAVYEAARYGKPLIERVVTVTGEGIKTPANLMVKIGMLISDIVDQCGGFKDSAGKVVSGGPMMGFALSTLDVPVTKGTSGILVIPKEGVVHTEEFGPCIRCGRCIDICPMGLMPSMLSILSEKGHYEDAKEYNLFDCFECGSCAFVCPSKRPIVQFIRLAKSLTKP; this is translated from the coding sequence ATGGCTCTTGCAACATTTAAAGGCGGCATACATCCGCCTGATAAGAAAGACATTGCAAAAGACAGTGCCATTAAAGAAGCAAAATCCCCGCAGAGAGTCGTCATTCCTTTAAGCCAGCACCTCGGAGCGCCGTGCAAACCCATAGTCAGCATCGGACAGGAAGTCAAAAAAGGCGAAGTCATCGGAGAGCCCGGAGGCTTTGTATCAGCGCCTGTCCACTCATCCGTTTCAGGAAAGGTGATTGCAATAGCGGAATTTCCGAATACAATGGGCAGGATGGTAAATTCCATAGTTATAGAGAATGACTGCAAAGAAGAATGGACTTCCCTTAAAGATAATCCTGATTACATCAAACTGTCTGCCGATGAACTGAAAGAAAAGGTAAAGGCTGCCGGAATTGTCGGCATGGGCGGCGCTGCTTTTCCGACGCTTGTTAAGCTCTCTCCTCCGAAAGAAAAACCGATTGATACAATAATTATTAACGGCGCTGAGTGCGAGCCCTATCTTACCGCTGATTACAGGCTGATGCTCGAAAAATCCAGCGATATAGTTGAAGGCCTGAAAATACTCATGCGCATCCTCGGAGTGAATAAAGGATTTATCGGGATTGAGAACAACAAACCCGATGCGATTGATAAGATGAAAGATGCGGCAAAGAATGAGCCGAACATTGAAGTCTGCGGGCTTGAAGTTAAGTATCCGCAGGGCGCTGAAAAAATGCTTATAAGCGCTCTCACCGGAAGAGAAGTTCCACCGAGAGGGCTTCCGATGGATGTCAGGGTTGTGGTGCAGAACGTGGGAACTGCGCTTGCTGTATATGAAGCGGCAAGATACGGCAAGCCTTTGATAGAAAGAGTCGTTACTGTAACAGGAGAAGGCATAAAAACCCCTGCGAATTTAATGGTAAAGATAGGCATGCTCATCTCTGATATTGTTGATCAGTGCGGCGGCTTTAAAGACAGCGCAGGCAAGGTAGTGTCTGGCGGCCCGATGATGGGCTTTGCCCTTTCAACGCTTGATGTGCCTGTGACAAAAGGCACCTCAGGAATACTTGTTATTCCTAAGGAAGGCGTTGTGCACACTGAAGAATTCGGGCCCTGCATAAGGTGCGGAAGGTGCATTGATATATGCCCTATGGGCCTTATGCCGTCAATGTTGAGCATCCTTTCTGAGAAGGGACATTACGAGGATGCAAAGGAATATAACCTTTTTGACTGTTTTGAATGCGGCTCATGCGCGTTTGTATGCCCTTCAAAAAGGCCGATTGTACAATTTATAAGACTGGCAAAGTCGCTGACAAAACCATGA
- a CDS encoding DUF86 domain-containing protein, with protein MKRITQDNLVYVDDILSAITKINRFCKSVVKDDFMKNELLMDAVVRNLEIIGEASSKLTDSFRKKHSEIEWRKIIGMRNRIIHAYDTVNFEIVWYVVQENLPALKKKLKAIISSRPSKK; from the coding sequence GTGAAAAGAATAACGCAGGACAATCTGGTTTATGTTGATGACATCCTTTCTGCAATTACAAAAATAAACAGGTTTTGTAAAAGCGTCGTCAAAGACGATTTTATGAAGAACGAATTGCTTATGGACGCTGTCGTAAGAAATCTTGAGATAATAGGCGAGGCGTCATCAAAGCTAACCGATTCCTTTAGAAAAAAGCATAGTGAAATAGAGTGGAGAAAGATAATCGGCATGAGAAACCGGATTATCCACGCGTATGATACCGTGAATTTTGAGATTGTATGGTATGTTGTTCAGGAAAACCTGCCTGCGTTAAAGAAAAAATTGAAGGCAATCATTTCATCTCGCCCGTCAAAAAAATAA